In the Drosophila gunungcola strain Sukarami unplaced genomic scaffold, Dgunungcola_SK_2 000001F, whole genome shotgun sequence genome, one interval contains:
- the LOC128262530 gene encoding uncharacterized protein LOC128262530 isoform X2, translating into MRHLIMTPASLSASTPTLSTLHHQRMALQSQSLSQSPLASPLTPSPSSVFGSPKFPANYERSEKIKLKKVLGLTVCSNAALDVSPVSGLLAYPAGCTVVLFNAKRQTQAYLVNTSRKAFTSVAFSRCGRYVATGECGINPAIKVWELETPNGSLEHCSGGSVVAEFVDHKYAVTCVAFSPTGKYLVSVGSQHDMIVNVFDWRANLKMASNKISSKVAAVCFAEDGSYFVTVGNRHVKYWYLEGARKYKDPIPLMGRSAILGDLRDNDFCAVACGKGISSESTYAITRQGHLVEFSSRRLLDKWVQCRTTNANCICVNERFILVGCAESIIRIFNAATLEYVTTLPRTHYLGVDVAQGIQINHIMSVPQQAKFPDCIAMVFDEQRSKVSCVYNDHSLYIWDLRDISRVGKSHSFLYHSTCIWGVETVPYNVEREPSQTLPEECFVTCSSDDTIRVWGLDGCTNNDIYRRNIYSKELLKIVYSDEELQFIKDQGSSLFDKAGNSSYDGRNGVRCIKISPELQHLASGDRCGNIRVYSLVNLRLLTTIEAHESEVLCLEYSNEKIERKLLASASRDRLIHVFDVAQNYLLLQTLDDHSSSITSIKFVGAGLNFQMISCGADKSIMFRSFQGNIFMRGTNTSGKTTLYDMEVDSNSKHILTACQDRNVRVYGTQNAKQTKTFKGSHSDEGSLIKLSLDPSGIYVATSCTDKTLAVYDYYSSECMARMYGHSELVTGLKFTNDCRHLISASGDGCIFIWQVPHDMIVTMQARMSQQRLRSGHAPLPRPLAPISPPDGIVLESPTSEIEQPQMQPKFGVAERFSDVGQLPQWAMRKAAGDSDSGALSIPTPSGGGSTQVPAMHAASSMGNLSSSPSQQMSGLAPRPRGRWAQRSTQLETADDLRSNSESPLGTVSSVGGHSGVNVQTSDYNSASSKDITYNQTYLSEDSSIDSGMETRRGELKFIGSSNNGTVVTVSSVSSMAVSASNGAMSTGSAAAQQQRLQLPDKRLKPGLRFDTHTHDHDGDVEDISDGERTSSDHGMFYNNLAPSTPTDFKVTAMNEDELRKSVRRQKFEKSGLQLTPSALSGNGSSHTASTGTGTGTSDTEDEGSTPSAENAERSLASTLGGSSENLPQSSSNSFLHAALPEGPGLTTPMERGGSSRRSISAKHNTENGKSVAAPPTITKSYTSTKKEELLQVINKVKQQLENVGHRPLRGSHSISDLSLAANLDGSRNAGGGPGRYTKPVASHDTSQCISSQITTSTAATSNIPQQQQHQIVKEQHQQTQHYAPPASQQFFNCAAPKSKLQQNFQTMRQVQQHYPPYPHHVGVHQIHPPPGVPFSGSSSAMRSQSQQQHHQQQQQHQQQQQQQQRVKRNPAGNNRRTPSILKHYKSCPVSPVHEEVEWSAEGNERGALLGEPKRHSVYADDARTILDMIHADTEKMIDEITRKYGDLDEPCIPASYSMPANLRGLGSTGDSTPTGRTTQYYVYREFYQCERKVSLSDILQPEQFAASQRRLDEARFLETQRHSSASFFLTGQQSQESLSLLSDGDGASYCNSLESVLSDESDCQSAPLEYPQTQVAVLQQRHAGIRNFIIHGPVSKSYGNSPNAYGSFDYYMRQQHSTATDSFDVTGYNLEPLKPLPSSKTYPRIAQVQATENIPTLRSKNKQYNSGVNKSLSTDFAQQRQQRNSNPMQLGDNLFVRKPLKPKPPVPAKPQNLVSTLSHMENKQQQQQQQRQQKSQSRTASVVQQFEHNLQKFEKEKQRERDQQRRPAMRSSVSSGALAGGSATQSCLKKVSRFDTSESSRRATSVRQKSRPKISVRFNTVSQIKYTPSAKRERQARNEEEPPEMEVGSLPSDYGERSFEMYFAENGNAPENLENMQSLKLYTKPQLQAVVDEIQQEREKYRKNLDNAGKINGKGVNGKGSSSTSHQCQNIAKKIDIIEKLIAMEENKMEQIRLATESRLRPFNCNAKEKGYVKSLTMNFDMLARGEEHGEDEELSSKDASDLCAYARNIRRNCSLPDVLESTDFTGIYSSQGVELAKEVIADDEGGQDIANPEISPDNPNHDEDVVLRMESGNPKTLNPMPIEESSIRRACSLSDLHMGNFGKPGKSNGTPQKPQAQHRNGNVSRSASKRNSLQGKTGLGASSNSMNVLNQGSDSEPEDSNRLRSASNGQGRSNGPIAANRQYSNKINNVNNNRRKTPNFSSATPMQDDSSSEETPNSTVNNKPIVPPRPRNLAFDHKSKLMINNIGSPGGNASKQRSGVTSTEDYEGTDPEAQVHNVINKLYTTTQAAMQLHANLKNSLLLKELENALIMSRNMLSSIPNRQAEKTNNGASGMGGGMGVGVGGGGGLNHDQLSADNGDYLMMVNNCADLLSNLRTKHKPDDCENNS; encoded by the exons aTAAAACTCAAAAAGGTTTTGGGCCTGACTGTGTGCAGCAATGCGGCTTTGGATGTGTCCCCAGTCAGCGGCCTGCTGGCTTATCCAGCTGG CTGCACCGTGGTGCTGTTCAATGCAAAACGCCAGACACAGGCCTATTTGGTCAACACCTCCCGCAAAGCATTCACCTCCGTGGCATTTTCGAGATGTGGTCGCTATGTGGCCACCGGCGAATGTGGCATCAATCCGGCGATCAAAGTCTGGGAGCTGGAAACGCCCAACGGAAGTCTAGAGCACTGCAGCGGCGGCAGTGTTGTGGCAGAGTTTGTGGACCACAAATATGCCGTCACCTGTGTG GCCTTTTCGCCCACTGGAAAGTACCTGGTTTCGGTGGGCTCCCAGCACGATATGATTGTCAATGTGTTCGACTGGCGGGCCAACCTCAAGATGGCCTCGAATAAAATCAGCTCCAAGGTGGCTGCCGTGTGTTTTGCCGAGGATGGCAGCTATTTCGTCACCGTGGGCAATCGCCATGTCAAATACTGGTATCTGGAGGGGGCAAGGAAG TACAAGGACCCGATTCCCCTGATGGGCCGCAGTGCCATTTTGGGCGATTTGCGGGACAACGACTTCTGTGCGGTGGCATGCGGCAAGGGCATCTCTTCGGAGAGCACGTACGCCATCACGCGGCAGGGGCATTTGGTGGAGTTCAGCTCCCGCCGACTGCTGGACAAGTGGGTGCAGTGCCGCACCACCAACGCCAACTGTATCTGCGTCAATGAGAGATTCATTCTTGTGGGCTGCGCCGAGTCCATCATCCGCATCTTTAACGCAGCCACGCTGGAGTATGTGACCACGCTGCCCAGGACTCACTACTTGGGCGTGGATGTAGCCCAGGGCATCCAGATCAACCACATCATGTCGGTGCCGCAGCAGGCCAAGTTTCCCGACTGCATTGCCATGGTTTTCGATGAGCAGCGAAGCAAG gtGAGCTGCGTTTACAACGATCACTCCTTGTACATCTGGGATCTGCGCGACATCTCACGCGTGGGCAAGTCGCACTCGTTCCTGTACCATTCCACGTGCATCTGGGGCGTGGAAACAGTGCCATATAATGTGGAGCGGGAGCCATCGCAAACGTTGCCGGAGGAATGTTTCGTCACCTGCTCCTCGGACGACACGATTCGCGTTTGGGGACTGGATGGCTGCACCAACAACGATATCTATCGAAGGAACATTTACTCCAAGGAGCTGCTGAAAATAGTCTACAGCGATGAGGAGCTGCAGTTCATCAAAGATCAGGGTTCATCGCTGTTCGATAAAGCCGGAAATTCCTCTTATGATGGTAGGAATGGTGTGCGTTGCATCAAAATCAGTCCGGAACTGCAGCACTTGGCCAGTGGAGATCGGTGCGGCAATATACGTGTCTATAGCCTTGTCAATCTGCGCCTGCTCACCACCATCGAAGCCCATGAGTCGGAGGTGCTGTGTCTGGAGTATTCGAATGAGAAAATTGAGCGAAAGTTGCTGGCCAGTGCCAGTAGGGATCGTCTGATCCATGTCTTTGATGTGGCCCAGAATTACTTGTTGCTGCAAACCCTAGACGATCACAGCTCTTCGATTACCTCGATTAAGTTTGTGGGTGCCGGACTCAATTTCCAGATGATCAGCTGTGGTGCCGACAAGTCCATAATGTTTAGGAGTTTTCAG GGCAACATCTTTATGAGGGGTACCAATACCTCTGGTAAGACAACTCTTTACGACATGGAGGTGGACTCGAATTCCAAGCATATCCTAACTGCCTGCCAAGATCGCAATGTGCGTGTTTATGGTACGCAGAATgccaagcaaacaaaaaccttCAAGGGTTCGCATTCAGACGAGGGAAGTCTTATCAAACTGAGCCTTGATCCCAGTGGCATCTATGTGGCCACTTCGTGCACGGACAAGACCTTGGCTGTGTATGATTACTATTCCAGTGAGTGCATGGCCAGGATGTATGGACACAGTGAATTGGTCACCGGCTTAAAATTCACCAACGATTGTAGACATTTGATCTCGGCCAGTGGTGATGGTTGCATTTTCATATGGCAAGTGCCGCACGATATGATTGTTACGATGCAGGCCAGGATGTCACAACAGCGTTTGAGATCGGGACATGCTCcgttgccacgccccctggcGCCCATTTCACCACCGGATGGCATAGTATTGGAATCGCCGACCAGTGAAATAGAGCAGCCGCAAATGCAGCCCAAATTTGGAGTGGCCGAGAGGTTCTCCGATGTGGGACAACTGCCGCAGTGGGCGATGCGTAAAGCAGCCGGGGATTCGGATAGTGGAGCCTTGTCCATACCCACGCccagtggtggtggatccacACAAGTACCTGCCATGCATGCCGCTTCATCGATGGGCAATCTAAGCTCATCGCCGAGTCAACAAATGTCTGGATTGGCACCCCGACCCAGGGGAAGATGGGCCCAGCGAAGCACTCAATTGGAGACGGCCGACGATCTGCGCTCCAACTCGGAAAGTCCACTGGGCACAGTGTCTTCTGTGGGTGGTCACAGCGGTGTAAATGTCCAGACCTCTGATTACAACAGTGCCTCTTCCAAGGACATTACCTACAATCAAACCTATTTGAGCGAGGACTCCTCAATTGACTCGGGAATGGAGACGCGAAGGGGCGAACTCAAGTTTatcggcagcagcaacaatggaACGGTGGTCACTGTCTCATCCGTTTCATCGATGGCTGTCTCTGCCTCCAATGGTGCCATGTCAACGGGTTCTGCGGCTGCTCAGCAGCAGCGTCTCCAGCTGCCGGATAAGCGTCTCAAGCCGGGTCTGCGATTCGATACCCACACCCATGATCATGATGGCGATGTGGAGGATATCTCCGATGGGGAAAGAACTAGCTCCGATCATGGCATGTTCTACAACAATTTGGCGCCCAGCACACCAAC agaTTTCAAGGTAACGGCCATGAACGAGGATGAGCTGCGCAAGTCGGTGCGACGTCAGAAGTTCGAGAAATCCGGCCTTCAACTCACACCTTCGGCGCTCAGCGGAAATGGAAGTTCGCATACGGCGAGCACCGGGACCGGAACTGGGACCTCTGACACCGAGGATGAGGGCTCCACGCCCAGTGCCGAAAATGCGGAGCGTTCACTGGCCTCCACGCTGGGCGGTAGCTCGGAAAATCTTCcccagagcagcagcaacagctttTTGCATGCCGCTTTGCCCGAGGGACCGGGATTAACAACGCCCATGGAAAGGGGTGGCAGCA GTCGCCGCAGCATCAGCGCCAAGCACAATacggaaaatgggaaaagcgTGGCTGCCCCGCCCACCATCACCAAGTCGTATACGAGCACCAAAAaggaggagctgctgcaggtCATCAACAAGGTCAAGCAGCAACTGGAGAAT GTAGGCCATAGACCCCTTCGGGGAAGCCATAGCATATCGGACCTGAGTCTGGCTGCCAATTTGGATGGCTCGAGAAACGCGGGCGGTGGACCAGGACGTTACACAAAGCCAG TTGCTTCCCATGACACTTCGCAGTGTATTAGCTCCCAAATTACAACATCAACAGCTGCAACTTCGAATAttccgcagcagcagcaacatcaaatAGTTAAGGAGCAACATCAACAAACCCAGCATTATGCTCCACCTGCTTCTCAGCAATTTTTCAATTGTGCTGCTCCAAAATCCAAGTTACAACAGAATTTCCAAACTATGCGACAGGTTCAACAGCATTATCCTCCCTATCCGCATCATGTGGGTGTGCATCAGATCCATCCGCCACCTGGAGTTCCATTTAGTGGATCCTCATCAGCAATGCGTTCGCAatcccagcagcaacatcatcaacagcagcagcaacatcagcagcagcagcagcaacaacagagGGTCAAAAGAAATCCAGCTGGGAATAATAGGCGTACGCCtagtattttaaaacattacaAATCCTGTCCAGTATCTCCTGTCCATGAGGAGGTAGAATGGTCTGCCGAGGGAAACGAAAGAGGAGCTCTCCTAGGCGAACCAAAAAGACACTCGGTTTATGCCGACGATGCCAGAACTATTTTGGATATGATACATGCAGATACGGAAAAGATGATTGATGAGATCACCCGAAAGTATGGAGATTTGGATGAGCCCTGTATACCAGCTTCATATTCCATGCCAGCGAATTTGAGAGGACTCGGTTCCACAGGGGATTCCACGCCCACGGGCAGAACCACACAGTATTATGTTTACAGGGAGTTCTATCAGTGCGAGAGAAAGGTATCGCTTTCGGATATCTTGCAACCTGAGCAATTTGCCGCCAGTCAGAGAAGATTGGATGAGGCCAGGTTTCTGGAGACACAAAGGCATTCAAGTGCCAGTTTTTTCCTCACCGGACAGCAAAGTCAGGAGTCATTATCGCTGCTTTCCGATGGCGATGGCGCATCCTATTGCAACAGTTTGGAGAGCGTTCTATCGGACGAAAGTGATTGCCAGAGTGCGCCGCTGGAGTATCCACAAACGCAGGTGGCTGTGCTCCAGCAGCGTCATGCTGGCATTCGGAACTTTATCATCCATGGACCAGTGTCCAAATCGTATGGCAACAGCCCAAATGCCTATGGCAGCTTTGATTACTATATGCGACAGCAGCATTCAACGGCCACGGATAGTTTCGATGTCACTGGCTATAATCTGGAGCCGTTGAAACCACTGCCCAGTTCGAAAACATATCCGAGAATAGCTCAGGTTCAGGCCACCGAAAATATACCCACTTTACGTTCCAAAAACAAGCAATATAACTCAGGTGTTAATAAGTCGCTAAGTACCGATTTTGCGCAACAGCGTCAGCAAAGAAATTCCAATCCCATGCAATTGGGTGACAATCTGTTTGTGCGAAAGCCACTGAAACCCAAGCCACCAGTGCCGGCAAAACCTCAGAATCTAGTCAGCACTTTGAGCCACATGGAAAataagcagcagcagcagcagcagcagaggcaGCAGAAATCGCAGTCCCGAACAGCCAGTGTGGTCCAGCAATTTGAGCATaatttgcagaaatttgaaaaggAAAAGCAAAGGGAAAGGGATCAGCAGAGGAGGCCGGCCATGAGAAGTTCTGTGAGTTCGGGAGCTCTGGCTGGGGGATCTGCCACGCAGAGTTGCTTAAAGAAAGTTTCCCGTTTCGATACCAGCGAAAGTAGTCGACGCGCCACTAGTGTGAGGCAGAAAAGTAGGCCAAAGATATCTGTGCGTTTCAATACAGTCTCGCAGATCAAGTATACGCCCAGTGCCAAAAGGGAAAGGCAGGCCAGAAATGAGGAAGAGCCACCGGAAATGGAAGTGGGCAGCCTGCCCAGCGATTATGGCGAACGCAGTTTCGAAATGTATTTTGCCGAAAATGGAAATGCCCCTGAGAATTTGGAAAATATGCAATCACTTAAGCTCTATACCAAACCTCAATTGCAAGCGGTGGTAGATGAGATCCAGCAAGAGCGTGAAAAGTATAGGAAAAACCTAGATAATGCTGGGAAAATCAATGGAAAGGGTGTAAATGGAAAAGGCAGCAGCTCCACCAGCCATCAATGCCAGAATATAGCCAAAAAGATTGACATTATCGAGAAGTTAATTGCCATGGAGGAGAACAAAATGGAGCAAATACGTTTGGCCACCGAATCGCGTTTGCGGCCCTTCAACTGCAATGCCAAGGAAAAGGGCTATGTGAAAAGTTTGACCATGAACTTTGACATGCTGGCCCGGGGAGAAGAACATGGAGAAGATGAGGAGTTGAGCTCCAAAGATGCCTCCGATCTGTGTGCCTATGCCAGGAATATTCGCAGAAATTGCAGTTTACCAGATGTCCTGGAAAGCACCGATTTCACGGGCATCTACAGCAGTCAGGGTGTGGAGTTGGCCAAAGAAGTGATTGCCGACGATGAGGGGGGACAGGATATAGCAAATCCAGAGATCTCACCCGATAATCCCAACCACGATGAGGATGTTGTTTTGAGGATGGAGTCAG GCAATCCCAAAACTCTGAATCCCATGCCCATCGAGGAGTCCTCCATACGCCGCGCCTGTTCGCTGAGCGACCTGCACATGGGCAACTTTGGCAAGC CTGGAAAATCGAATGGCACACCTCAAAAACCACAAGCTCAGCAccgaaatggaaatgtttcGCGATCAGCAAGCAAAAGGAACAGTCTGCAGGGCAAGACTGGCTTAGGTGCCTCCAGCAACTCAATGAACGTCCTCAATCAGGGT agcgACTCGGAACCCGAGGATAGCAATCGATTGCGTAGTGCCAGCAACGGACAGGGACGCAGTAATGGACCCATTG CTGCCAATCGGCAATACAGCAACAAGATCAACAATGTCAACAACAATCGTCGAAAGACACCAAACTTTAGCAGTG CCACACCCATGCAGGACGACTCCAGTTCCGAGGAGACGCCCAATAGCACTGTGAACAACAAGCCAATTGTGCCACCGAGGCCAAGAAATTTGGCCTTCGATCACAAGAGCAAGCTGATGATCAACAATATTGGCAGCCCCGGCGGAAATGCCAGCAAACAGAGGAGTGGAGTGACCTCCACCGAGGATTACGAGGGCACAGATC CCGAAGCCCAAGTACACAATGTGATCAATAAACTTTATACAACAACCCAGGCAGCCATGCAGCTACATGCGAATCTAAAGAATTCGCTGCTGCTTAAGGAACTGGAGAACGCCCTGATCATGTCCAGGAACATGCTCAGCAGTATACCGAATAG acAAGCGGAGAAGACAAACAATGGAGCCAGCGGAATGGGCGGTGGaatgggagtgggagtgggcgGTGGTGGGGGATTGAACCACGATCAGCTGAGCGCTGACAACGGAGACTATCTGATGATGGTCAACAACTGTGCCGATCTTTTGAGCAATTTACGCACGAAGCACAAACCCGATGACTGTGAGAATAACTCCTAG